A genome region from bacterium SCSIO 12844 includes the following:
- a CDS encoding sigma-70 region 4 domain-containing protein: MINELLKPTEMYAFILNEVNELLIKYNLRLSHINMRSGEYSVPFGDRISKQLEIQHNNRVMCVRDYFDNKIVFVFELLDEQYNISLSRNFTYISNMIMVIIDYILGRYSSSFKKMDQYFVDLSSLKPRINESNCLDANSICDLFNHLHDDDLAILPKQQSQVAWLTYLGHSIQQIANEMDISEPTVICYLNIIKKKLKTHSKKGIINWIRKRPFILGDEYAQQFNGFIAS; this comes from the coding sequence ATGATAAATGAACTACTTAAACCAACTGAAATGTATGCATTTATATTAAATGAAGTCAATGAGTTATTAATCAAGTATAACTTGCGCTTAAGTCATATCAATATGCGCTCTGGAGAATATAGTGTGCCTTTTGGTGATCGTATATCCAAACAGTTGGAAATACAGCATAATAATAGAGTAATGTGTGTTAGAGATTACTTTGACAATAAGATTGTATTTGTATTTGAACTTTTAGATGAACAATATAATATATCATTAAGTAGAAATTTTACCTATATATCAAATATGATTATGGTGATCATTGACTATATTTTGGGTCGATATAGTAGTAGTTTTAAAAAAATGGATCAATATTTTGTTGATTTATCATCACTTAAGCCACGAATAAATGAAAGTAATTGTTTAGATGCAAATAGTATATGTGATCTTTTTAATCATTTACATGATGATGATTTAGCAATCTTACCAAAACAACAAAGCCAGGTCGCTTGGTTAACATATCTCGGGCATTCGATTCAACAAATTGCCAATGAAATGGATATTTCTGAACCAACAGTGATTTGTTATTTAAATATAATTAAGAAAAAGCTAAAGACACATTCAAAAAAAGGTATTATTAATTGGATTAGAAAGCGACCCTTTATATTAGGTGATGAATATGCTCAGCAATTTAATGGATTTATTGCAAGCTAA